The Triticum aestivum cultivar Chinese Spring chromosome 4B, IWGSC CS RefSeq v2.1, whole genome shotgun sequence sequence AACATTCGCCGGTCGCCGGACCGAGGCGTGCGCAGCAGGGCCGCAGCTAGCCGCCGTAGCTAGCGTTCCACCGGACCGGAGACGTTCACGACAAAACCGCTCGCCGCTCTCACGGTGAGCCAACCAATAATCCTCGGCGTCGTAGGTCACGTGAATTTGCTGTAGCGGTTCACCTTAGCTCGAAGACAAACGCTCGTAGCAGTGCAGCAAGTATAACGGCTAGTAGTAGCTAGCTCTGCACTGTAATCGCCGAGGCGCTGGAGCGTGGCCGCAGCGGACGGTAGCAGAGCACGGCAGCCGTCCACGTTGCTTGGCGCTTTGTCGACTTTTCCTTTGAGGCGCACACTTGCTCTGACTGCCGCGCGCATCGGTGTGTGTGACCACCCGATGGCATTGGCATCGCTTGTGCGTGCGGCGCCGTGCCTCTATATAAGGCAGGTCCCCGGGCTGGGCTGCTCACACACACCAAGCTCTATCCCTCCCACAGCACCCTGACTTGCAAGCTGTAGTGTACCGATCCATGGAGGCTTCACGCAGGCTCCTCTCCGCGGCGCTCCTCCTCGTCCTGCTGCTCGCCGCCACAGGTACGTACGCGTAGCGACGGTGATGTGTACCGGTGTGTGTGACATTCATTTGGTCTGGTTCTGAACTTCTGATCTGATCTGTCTGGCGCTGCAGGGGAGCTGGGAGGCCCGGTGATGGTGGCGGAGGCGCGGACGTGCGAGTCGCGGAGCCACAGGTTCAGGGGGCCCTGCGTGCGCAGGTCCAACTGCGCCAACGTCTGCAAGACCGAGGGCTTCCCCGACGGCAAGTGCCGCGGGTTCCGCCGCCGCTGCTTCTGCACCACCCACTGCCACCATTAACAAGCCTCTCCTTCGGGTGATGCCTTCTTTGGGGTGGCCTTTCTGCGAGCGTCCGTGCGTGCGTGTCCATGAATAAACCTCAGCTTGTCTCGGCAAGCTAGGTGCGAGTCCCTTCTTTGTTTTTTGTATGATTATTGCCAGTGTTTGTTTCTTGTTGGGTTCGTCCTCAGAGTTGCTGCGAGATTTATGGGATTATCCCAGTCAATCCTTCTGTCATGTAAGATTTTATTTTGGGCAAATCATGAGTGTTGTATGCCTGTTCCCTCAGTAACTCACTCGTTGTGTATACAATTGGACAGGCATGTCACATGGTGCCTGTAGTTGTGATGTGCATGCTATACCTCCGTGTGATCGAGATCGATCCATATGATCGATGCGCCATGTGTGCAGTGGCAGCTGACACCCGGCGCTACGCATGCGCAAGGACCGCTGCGAGACCTGAGCATTTCTTGGGCCGGGCTTTAAAAAGCCGAACCCCACAAATCTAAGCCTGAGCCATGCCCGGTCCTGAACAAACGAACACTATTCTATTTTTCTCAATCCTTTTTCCGGTAGTGAATACTACCTCCCTCCCAGTTTATTAGACCCCTAGTATATTGAGTCAAACTTTGACCATTGACATGACTAATAAAATATAGAATACATGCTTAAAGTAGTACaatgttggatttgtatttgaaagagCGTTCGGAAGGTATAATGTTTGTGACGTATAGTTTACATGTTATTAGTTAAAATTGTGAGTCAAACTTTAATCTAAAATAAGAGGgagcctaataaacccggacggaggtagtagtacttaTCTTTCTATTGAAATTACGTAATTTATTCATTTTCAAGATATATTAATACATTAGTATGATTTTTTTAATGAAACcttatttttagttttttagaACCACA is a genomic window containing:
- the LOC123089405 gene encoding defensin Ec-AMP-D2, which encodes MEASRRLLSAALLLVLLLAATGELGGPVMVAEARTCESRSHRFRGPCVRRSNCANVCKTEGFPDGKCRGFRRRCFCTTHCHH